One window from the genome of [Mycobacterium] stephanolepidis encodes:
- a CDS encoding nitroreductase — translation MPDFEQLVRDRSSIRDFLSTPVPRDVLMAALETAQHAPSNSNIQPWRVVIAEGAIRERLSESLVACVHTNGLDRMELPDEYNGRRFAVGVQVYGALGVQRDDAEARFEAGLRNFRFFGAPTAAIVGVDSRLGPADIAGVGMYLQTLALALKSRGISSCMQVAPAMFPEAIRPVLNLPESLNLICAVSIGYANPAAPVNSVRAPRDPVSANVTFLE, via the coding sequence GTGCCTGATTTCGAACAGCTGGTCCGTGACCGGTCCTCGATCCGTGATTTCTTATCGACACCGGTCCCCCGCGATGTTCTGATGGCCGCCCTGGAGACGGCACAGCACGCGCCATCGAACTCGAACATCCAGCCGTGGCGCGTGGTCATCGCCGAAGGCGCAATACGCGAGCGCCTGAGCGAGTCGTTGGTGGCCTGCGTACACACCAACGGCCTGGATCGCATGGAGCTGCCCGACGAGTACAACGGCCGCCGGTTCGCGGTCGGCGTCCAGGTCTACGGGGCACTCGGCGTCCAGCGTGACGATGCCGAGGCACGTTTCGAGGCCGGACTGCGGAACTTCAGGTTCTTCGGGGCACCCACCGCCGCCATCGTCGGCGTGGACTCACGCCTGGGCCCGGCCGATATCGCCGGAGTCGGCATGTACTTGCAGACGCTTGCCCTGGCCCTTAAGTCGCGCGGGATCAGTTCGTGCATGCAGGTCGCTCCCGCCATGTTTCCCGAAGCGATTCGGCCGGTGCTCAATCTGCCCGAGAGCCTGAATCTGATCTGCGCGGTGTCCATTGGCTATGCGAATCCCGCCGCACCGGTGAATTCTGTACGCGCCCCGCGCGACCCGGTCAGCGCCAATGTCACGTTCCTGGAATGA
- a CDS encoding histidinol-phosphate transaminase, translating to MSDLIGGAARLEDLPLRDSLRGKNPYGAPQLTVPVRLNTNENPHEPSDGLIEDVAVSVREVAAELHRYPDRDAVALRTDLAAYLTERTGVPVAAENVWAANGSNEILQQSLQAFGGPGRSALGFTPSYSMHPIISDGTQTEWLQAQRLEDFSLDVGAAVEAIRTRQPDVVFVTSPNNPTGQSVPLQDLRQILDEAPGVVILDEAYGEFSSAPSGITLIDEYPTKLIVSRTMSKAFAFAGGRLGYLAAAPAVIDALLLVRLPYHLSVLTQAAARAAVKHGAETLGSVATLVAERIRVSEALSASGFEVIPSDANFVLFGRFTDSAASWQRYLDAGVLIRDVGIPGFLRVTIGLASENDVFLKVSDNLAATDLEKGAPS from the coding sequence ATGAGCGATCTGATCGGAGGCGCGGCCCGGCTGGAAGACTTGCCGCTGCGGGACAGCCTGCGTGGCAAGAATCCCTACGGCGCACCGCAGTTGACCGTGCCGGTGCGGCTGAACACCAACGAGAATCCGCACGAACCATCGGACGGCTTGATCGAGGACGTCGCCGTGTCCGTTCGCGAGGTGGCCGCGGAATTGCATCGATACCCAGACCGGGATGCGGTGGCCCTGCGCACGGATCTGGCGGCATACCTGACCGAGCGCACGGGTGTGCCAGTCGCTGCCGAGAATGTTTGGGCGGCAAACGGTTCCAACGAGATACTGCAGCAGTCACTGCAGGCCTTCGGCGGGCCCGGGCGCAGCGCGTTGGGCTTCACGCCGTCGTATTCGATGCACCCGATCATCTCCGATGGAACCCAGACGGAATGGTTGCAGGCTCAGCGTTTGGAGGACTTCTCGCTCGACGTCGGCGCTGCAGTCGAGGCGATTCGAACGCGTCAGCCCGATGTCGTCTTCGTGACGAGCCCCAACAACCCGACGGGGCAGTCGGTTCCGCTGCAGGACTTGCGGCAGATTCTCGACGAGGCTCCGGGCGTGGTGATCCTGGACGAGGCGTACGGCGAGTTCTCTTCGGCGCCGAGCGGAATCACGTTGATCGACGAGTATCCGACGAAGCTGATCGTGAGCCGCACCATGAGCAAGGCCTTCGCCTTCGCCGGTGGGCGGCTGGGGTATCTCGCGGCGGCACCGGCGGTCATCGATGCGCTGCTGTTGGTGCGACTGCCGTACCACCTCTCCGTGCTCACCCAAGCGGCCGCGCGTGCCGCGGTGAAACATGGCGCCGAGACCCTCGGCAGTGTCGCGACGTTGGTCGCCGAACGTATTCGGGTATCGGAAGCGTTATCGGCCAGCGGATTCGAGGTCATTCCCAGTGACGCGAACTTCGTGCTGTTCGGCCGATTCACCGATTCGGCCGCGAGCTGGCAGCGTTATCTCGACGCGGGTGTTCTCATCCGGGATGTCGGCATTCCGGGATTTCTGCGCGTCACCATCGGGTTGGCGAGCGAGAATGACGTGTTCTTGAAGGTCAGCGACAATCTGGCTGCGACGGACCTAGAGAAAGGTGCGCCCTCATGA
- a CDS encoding sensor histidine kinase, whose protein sequence is MGSGKRTALRLRTQVLLLQVAVIFLALGLAFAVLAAVGDRRLSSEYGQRALAIAGTVAAMPEVRARVTEYAQGTLTPGPNLTDELSDGPLQHIAAAVLERSDALFVVITDEHGIRLAHPTQERLGHPVSTDPSGALAGRDVVVEETGTLGGSVRAKVPIRQPGSSTVVGEVSVGVSTTAVRDRLFSDLRIAGWIVGVAFLFGIGGSVLLARRWRSLTLGLEPAELAELVREQAAVLHGIGEGVLAVDVDGRTTVVNDEARRLLGLDDVTGRHVSDIGLTPRILATLREMSAAPVLATVEDRVVVVTARRVTRAGRELGAVLTVRDRTDVESLTRQLDAVQSMSTVLRAQRHEFANRLHLLSGLVHGNRTQEAARFLDELLGTGPLGAALPDIETLGDPYLQAFVAAKTANAREAGVTLTLGDNTWVSGTLVHPVDVTTVLGNLIDNAIDAARTGADSQRRVEVGVVQDGSTLHISVADSGNGVAESVADDLFAEGISTKEHAAVPGGRGVGLALSRQIARGLGGDVWLAVAAGAGPGLAGAEFSARMPSVMTPTDGKDPE, encoded by the coding sequence ATGGGTTCCGGGAAGCGCACTGCGCTGCGATTGCGCACGCAGGTGCTTCTCCTACAGGTCGCTGTCATTTTTCTGGCGTTGGGGTTGGCGTTCGCAGTACTCGCCGCGGTGGGTGATCGGCGGCTGTCCTCCGAGTACGGCCAGCGGGCGTTGGCGATCGCGGGAACAGTGGCGGCCATGCCGGAGGTGCGGGCCCGGGTTACCGAGTACGCGCAGGGCACGCTCACTCCGGGACCGAACCTCACCGACGAGCTCTCCGATGGGCCGCTGCAACACATCGCCGCCGCGGTGCTGGAACGCAGTGACGCGCTGTTCGTGGTGATCACCGATGAGCATGGAATCCGACTGGCGCACCCCACACAGGAGCGACTGGGTCATCCCGTCAGCACCGACCCGTCCGGGGCTCTTGCCGGACGAGATGTCGTCGTCGAGGAAACCGGGACGTTGGGAGGCTCCGTGCGGGCCAAAGTGCCAATACGGCAGCCTGGTTCATCGACCGTGGTGGGGGAGGTCAGTGTCGGAGTGTCGACCACCGCCGTGCGCGACAGATTGTTCTCGGATCTGAGGATCGCGGGATGGATCGTCGGTGTTGCATTTCTGTTCGGAATCGGCGGCTCGGTGTTGTTGGCTCGCCGGTGGCGAAGTCTCACTCTGGGCCTGGAGCCCGCCGAGCTGGCCGAGCTGGTGAGAGAACAAGCGGCGGTTTTACACGGTATCGGCGAGGGTGTTCTCGCCGTAGACGTCGACGGGCGAACGACAGTTGTCAACGATGAAGCGAGACGTCTGCTGGGGCTTGATGATGTGACGGGGCGCCATGTCAGTGATATCGGTTTGACCCCAAGGATTCTCGCGACACTTCGGGAGATGTCGGCGGCGCCGGTTCTGGCGACGGTGGAAGACCGGGTTGTTGTGGTGACTGCGCGGAGGGTGACCCGAGCCGGCCGTGAGCTGGGCGCGGTGCTCACCGTGCGCGACCGAACGGATGTCGAATCCTTGACTCGGCAGCTGGATGCGGTGCAGTCGATGAGCACCGTACTGCGGGCGCAGCGACATGAGTTCGCGAACCGCTTGCACCTGTTGAGCGGGCTGGTGCATGGAAACCGGACGCAGGAGGCCGCCCGCTTCCTGGACGAGTTGCTCGGTACCGGCCCGCTGGGAGCAGCGCTTCCGGATATCGAGACGTTGGGCGATCCCTACCTTCAGGCCTTTGTCGCGGCGAAGACCGCGAACGCCCGTGAGGCGGGCGTCACGCTGACATTGGGTGACAACACCTGGGTATCGGGCACTCTCGTACATCCCGTCGATGTCACGACTGTGCTGGGCAATTTGATCGACAATGCGATCGATGCGGCACGTACCGGTGCCGACTCGCAACGTCGGGTCGAGGTCGGTGTGGTTCAGGATGGTTCTACGCTGCACATCAGTGTCGCCGACAGCGGTAACGGCGTTGCCGAATCGGTGGCGGATGATCTTTTCGCAGAAGGGATCTCGACTAAAGAGCACGCCGCAGTGCCGGGCGGCCGCGGAGTGGGCCTGGCGTTGTCGCGTCAGATCGCTCGCGGACTGGGCGGCGACGTGTGGCTGGCGGTGGCAGCGGGGGCAGGGCCAGGGCTCGCGGGTGCGGAATTCAGCGCGCGGATGCCATCGGTGATGACCCCGACCGACGGGAAGGACCCGGAATGA
- a CDS encoding nitroreductase family deazaflavin-dependent oxidoreductase gives MLLPDWLERAQIKFINPLMAPIARFLPSFATVTHFGRTSGAKYETTVNAFRKGNVLSIGLIHGKTNWTKNVIAAGGADITLFRGKQIHVINPRIVEQGQGDPGLTRATRQVNKRAGVFVADIAQ, from the coding sequence ATGCTTCTGCCTGACTGGCTTGAGCGAGCTCAGATCAAGTTCATAAACCCGCTCATGGCGCCTATCGCACGCTTTCTGCCTTCATTCGCCACCGTTACGCACTTCGGCCGCACCTCGGGCGCCAAGTACGAAACCACCGTGAATGCATTCCGCAAAGGCAATGTCCTCTCCATCGGACTGATTCACGGCAAGACCAACTGGACCAAGAACGTGATCGCCGCCGGCGGTGCCGACATCACGCTCTTCCGGGGCAAGCAGATTCATGTGATCAACCCGCGCATCGTGGAGCAGGGCCAAGGAGATCCGGGACTGACCCGGGCGACCCGCCAGGTGAACAAGCGCGCGGGAGTGTTCGTCGCCGATATCGCCCAGTAG
- a CDS encoding ABC transporter permease codes for MSHSLLIHPVSESEEDILQRARHTKRRSQIRVWGLRTLLVVVWLASWELAASVWLDPFFYSKPSLIWDRLVEWFTVGTQFGSIWLQIFTTVQEAVLGFAIGTVAGVTLGVLLGRSRSWSEVLAPFIKALNAVPRIVLASLFIIWFGLGLSSKVATVVVLVFFAVFFNAFTGAREVDGNVINNARILGAGPSRILTSIVLPSATSWILSSLHTAFGFALIGAVVGEYAGASKGLGLLISNAQGTFDSAGIYAGMIIITVVALLAEWVIGIAESRLLKWRPTQSSSGHGV; via the coding sequence GTGTCGCATAGTCTGCTCATTCATCCGGTGTCCGAAAGCGAGGAGGACATCCTCCAGCGCGCCCGCCACACCAAGCGCCGCAGCCAGATTCGTGTCTGGGGGTTGCGGACCCTGTTGGTGGTGGTGTGGCTGGCCTCGTGGGAGCTGGCTGCCTCGGTCTGGCTGGACCCCTTCTTCTACTCGAAACCCTCACTGATCTGGGATCGATTGGTTGAGTGGTTCACCGTCGGCACCCAGTTCGGCTCGATATGGCTGCAGATCTTCACCACCGTGCAAGAGGCCGTCCTGGGGTTTGCGATCGGCACTGTCGCGGGTGTGACACTGGGCGTGCTGCTGGGCCGTAGCCGCTCTTGGTCGGAGGTATTGGCGCCGTTCATCAAGGCGCTCAACGCCGTTCCGCGCATCGTATTGGCATCGCTGTTCATCATCTGGTTCGGCCTCGGGCTGAGCTCCAAGGTGGCCACCGTGGTGGTTCTGGTGTTCTTCGCGGTGTTCTTCAACGCATTCACCGGTGCCCGTGAGGTCGACGGAAATGTGATCAACAATGCCCGGATCCTCGGTGCCGGCCCCAGTCGCATCCTTACCTCGATCGTGCTCCCCAGCGCGACAAGCTGGATTCTGTCGAGCCTGCACACCGCATTCGGATTCGCCCTGATCGGGGCCGTCGTCGGTGAATACGCTGGAGCCAGCAAGGGATTGGGCCTGTTGATCAGCAATGCCCAGGGCACCTTCGACTCCGCGGGCATCTACGCGGGCATGATCATCATCACGGTCGTCGCCCTGCTCGCCGAATGGGTTATCGGTATCGCCGAATCCCGGCTGCTGAAATGGCGCCCCACGCAATCCAGTTCGGGCCATGGGGTGTAG
- the hisB gene encoding imidazoleglycerol-phosphate dehydratase HisB, whose amino-acid sequence MTASAWNRVARVARATRESDIVVELNLDGTGQVHIDTGVPFFDHMLTALGTHASFDLTITAKGDTEIEAHHTVEDTAITLGQALAEALGDKKGIRRFGDAFIPMDETLAHAAVDVSGRPYCVHTGEPDHLLHTTIAGSSVPYHTVINAHVFESLALNARIALHVRTLYGRDPHHITEAQYKAVARALRHAVEPDPRVTGVPSTKGSL is encoded by the coding sequence ATGACGGCATCGGCGTGGAATCGGGTGGCACGCGTGGCGCGCGCCACCCGCGAGTCGGACATCGTGGTGGAACTGAACCTGGACGGCACCGGCCAGGTGCACATAGACACCGGGGTGCCGTTCTTCGACCACATGCTCACGGCCCTCGGTACACACGCAAGTTTCGATCTGACGATCACGGCCAAGGGTGATACCGAGATCGAGGCGCACCACACCGTGGAGGACACGGCCATCACTCTCGGCCAGGCGCTCGCCGAGGCACTGGGCGACAAGAAGGGAATTCGCCGCTTCGGGGATGCCTTCATCCCCATGGACGAGACCCTGGCCCACGCCGCGGTAGACGTGTCCGGCCGACCGTACTGTGTACACACCGGCGAGCCGGATCACCTGCTGCACACTACGATCGCGGGCTCTTCGGTTCCGTACCACACCGTCATCAATGCGCACGTGTTCGAGTCGTTGGCGCTCAACGCACGGATCGCGCTGCATGTGCGCACGCTGTACGGCCGCGACCCGCACCACATCACCGAGGCACAGTACAAGGCTGTCGCCCGAGCGCTGCGCCACGCGGTGGAGCCCGATCCCCGGGTTACCGGTGTGCCGTCGACTAAGGGCAGCCTGT
- a CDS encoding response regulator — translation MNETDIKVLIVDDDFRVANLHAGIVDAVPGFTVVATVNSIGAAHDAMRSNILDLALVDVYLPDGSGIDFVRELRCDAMVLSAAVDGATIRQALIAGAVSYLVKPFANASLVARLTAYARYRKILHSDELSAAEVDAALESLRPSVGVPRAAAASPTKQIVLHAIRDARVPMSSAEVALAVGISRATAQRYLASLVGSSELQMRLRYGTTGRPEQEFLIPGT, via the coding sequence ATGAACGAAACCGACATAAAGGTGCTGATCGTCGACGATGACTTCCGCGTGGCCAATTTGCACGCCGGGATAGTCGATGCGGTACCGGGATTCACGGTCGTGGCGACGGTGAACAGCATCGGCGCCGCTCACGACGCGATGCGGTCGAACATTCTCGATCTCGCGCTGGTCGACGTGTACCTGCCGGACGGTTCCGGGATCGACTTCGTGCGCGAGTTGCGCTGCGATGCCATGGTCCTATCGGCAGCGGTCGACGGCGCCACGATCCGGCAGGCGCTGATCGCCGGTGCCGTGAGTTATTTGGTGAAGCCGTTCGCCAATGCCTCGCTGGTGGCGAGGCTGACCGCGTACGCCCGTTACCGCAAGATCCTGCACAGTGACGAGCTGAGCGCGGCCGAGGTGGACGCTGCGTTGGAGTCCCTGCGACCCAGTGTCGGTGTGCCGCGTGCTGCCGCGGCGTCGCCCACCAAACAGATCGTCCTACACGCGATTCGGGACGCGCGCGTGCCCATGTCTTCTGCGGAAGTTGCTCTGGCGGTGGGGATCTCACGTGCGACCGCGCAGCGCTACCTGGCCTCACTGGTGGGAAGTTCAGAGTTGCAGATGCGGTTGCGGTACGGCACCACCGGCCGTCCCGAACAGGAGTTCCTCATTCCAGGAACGTGA
- the hisD gene encoding histidinol dehydrogenase, protein MRGASLSPSHLRSALPRGGTDVDAVLPTVRPVVEAVRDRGAEAALQYCAEFDGVRPETIRVPAAERERAFAELDPAVRDALEVAILRARAVHADQRRQDTVTTVADGATVTERWVPVERVGLYVPGGNAVYPSSVVMNVVPAQTAGVGSLVIASPPQAQFGGLPHPTILAAAQLLGVEEIWAVGGAQGVALLAHGGVDTDGGELAPVDMITGPGNIYVTAAKRLCRSLVGIDAEAGPTEIAILADETADPVHVAADLISQAEHDVLAASVLVTTSEKLADAVVKETAAQLETTVHAERVTAALTGPQSGIVLIDDLSAGIKVVNAYAAEHLEIQTADPVPVAARVRSAGAIFLGPWSPVSLGDYCAGSNHVLPTAGCARHSSGLSVQTFLRGIHIVDYTEAALKEVSGHVITLANAENLPAHGEAVRRRFERS, encoded by the coding sequence ATGCGTGGTGCAAGCCTGTCCCCGTCCCATCTGCGCTCTGCGCTCCCGCGAGGCGGAACCGATGTCGACGCCGTGCTCCCGACGGTGCGGCCGGTCGTCGAAGCGGTCCGAGACCGCGGCGCCGAGGCGGCACTTCAGTACTGCGCCGAGTTCGATGGCGTTCGCCCCGAGACCATTCGCGTGCCGGCGGCTGAGCGGGAGCGCGCCTTCGCCGAACTGGACCCCGCGGTGCGCGACGCACTCGAGGTGGCCATCCTGCGCGCGCGGGCGGTGCACGCCGATCAGCGCCGCCAGGACACGGTGACCACCGTCGCCGACGGCGCCACCGTCACCGAGCGGTGGGTGCCCGTCGAACGCGTGGGCTTGTACGTTCCCGGCGGCAACGCCGTGTACCCGTCGAGCGTCGTGATGAACGTCGTGCCGGCGCAGACGGCCGGAGTCGGTTCCCTCGTCATCGCGTCACCGCCGCAGGCGCAATTCGGTGGGCTGCCCCACCCGACGATTCTCGCGGCGGCGCAGTTGCTTGGAGTCGAGGAGATCTGGGCGGTCGGCGGTGCGCAGGGTGTCGCGCTACTGGCCCATGGTGGCGTCGACACCGATGGCGGCGAGCTCGCTCCGGTCGACATGATTACCGGGCCCGGCAATATCTACGTGACCGCGGCCAAGCGGTTGTGCAGGTCGCTGGTGGGGATCGATGCCGAGGCAGGCCCCACCGAGATTGCCATCCTCGCCGACGAGACGGCAGATCCGGTGCATGTGGCCGCGGATCTGATCAGCCAGGCCGAACACGATGTGTTGGCGGCAAGCGTGCTCGTCACCACGAGTGAAAAACTGGCCGATGCGGTGGTGAAAGAGACCGCCGCACAGCTGGAGACGACGGTGCATGCCGAACGTGTCACCGCGGCGTTGACCGGCCCTCAGTCGGGAATCGTTCTCATCGACGATCTCAGCGCCGGAATCAAGGTTGTGAATGCCTATGCGGCCGAGCACCTGGAAATTCAAACTGCCGATCCTGTGCCCGTGGCCGCACGCGTGCGCAGTGCCGGCGCGATCTTCCTGGGTCCGTGGTCGCCGGTAAGCCTCGGCGACTACTGCGCCGGATCCAATCACGTACTGCCCACCGCCGGGTGTGCACGGCACTCCAGTGGGCTGTCCGTGCAGACCTTCCTGCGCGGCATCCACATCGTGGATTACACCGAGGCTGCTCTCAAAGAGGTTTCCGGGCACGTGATCACGCTTGCCAACGCAGAGAATCTGCCTGCGCACGGTGAGGCCGTTCGGCGCAGGTTCGAGCGATCATGA
- a CDS encoding ABC transporter ATP-binding protein, whose amino-acid sequence MTLPLIELQGATKRFPSNRGDGIHTAVRDLNIDIGAGEFVAVVGPTGCGKSTTLSLVSGLEPPSAGRVLVRGEDVSDIPAGVGYMFQQDAVLPWKNVIDNVALGPIYRGASKDAARTKAATWVRTVGLAGFERYYPHQLSGGMRKRVALAQTLVNEPEILLMDEPFSALDVQTRQLMQDELLRVWSGTGAAVIFVTHDLEEAIALADRVVVMTASPATVCGDFPVTLPRPRDVEEVRLTDEFRTIYREIWETLRDQVEAARAKGESRVA is encoded by the coding sequence ATGACGCTTCCACTCATCGAACTTCAGGGTGCAACCAAACGGTTCCCCTCCAATCGAGGCGACGGTATCCACACCGCGGTCCGAGATCTGAACATCGACATCGGCGCCGGGGAGTTTGTCGCAGTCGTCGGACCCACAGGATGCGGCAAGTCGACCACCTTGTCCCTCGTGTCCGGACTTGAACCGCCATCGGCCGGCCGTGTGCTGGTGCGCGGCGAGGACGTGTCCGATATCCCCGCAGGAGTGGGCTACATGTTCCAGCAGGACGCGGTCCTGCCGTGGAAGAACGTCATCGACAATGTCGCCCTGGGTCCGATCTATCGCGGCGCGAGCAAGGACGCGGCACGCACGAAGGCAGCGACGTGGGTTCGGACTGTCGGCCTGGCCGGGTTCGAGAGGTACTATCCGCATCAGCTCTCCGGCGGGATGCGCAAGCGTGTGGCGCTGGCCCAGACCCTCGTCAACGAACCCGAGATTCTGCTGATGGATGAGCCATTCAGCGCCCTTGATGTGCAGACCCGCCAGCTCATGCAGGACGAACTGCTGCGGGTGTGGTCAGGCACCGGAGCGGCGGTCATCTTCGTCACCCACGACCTCGAAGAGGCGATCGCGCTGGCCGACCGAGTGGTGGTGATGACCGCAAGCCCCGCCACCGTGTGTGGCGACTTTCCCGTCACCCTCCCGCGTCCCCGCGATGTCGAAGAGGTCAGACTCACCGACGAATTCCGGACCATCTACCGCGAAATCTGGGAAACACTGCGCGATCAGGTCGAGGCCGCTCGCGCGAAGGGAGAGTCTCGTGTCGCATAG